Below is a genomic region from Mesorhizobium sp..
GTCGGTCTGTGCGGTGATCGACGAGCGCGCCGTCGACGACTGGAGACACGTGGGCGACTCATTCCGCCGGTACGGCAGGCCGGTCGTGCTGGTCGCCGACCGGGTCGACGGCAAAACGGTGCTGCCGAACGTGACCGTCGTCCTCAAACCGTTTCTGGGCGAACCGCTGATAGAAGCGGTCAAGAATGCCATCACATCCGCCCATTGAGGCGGACTACGTACTATCCCTTACGGACATAACCGAATTTCGGCCCGGGCGGATATCGGCGATTGGTTTCTCACCAGACAAGGGAGACAGCCATGGCCACACTTCAAGCCGCCCCGATTTCACTGCCGGTCCATTCAAGCCTGGCCGCGCGCGGTGGCAGCCTCGCGCCATCGAGATCCATCGCCCAGGCGCCGGTCTTCTTCGCTGCCGGCACCGAGATCTACGCCCAGGGCGAGAGGTGCAGCGGCCTCTACAAGATCGAATTCGGCGCAGTGCGCGTCTATCGCCTGCTGTCGGACGGCCGCCGCCAGATCTCGGCCTTCCATCTGGCCGGCGAGACCTTTGGCTTCGAGGCGGACAATGTCCATCATTTCTTCGCCGAGGCCATCTGCGCGACCGGCCTGCACGTCGTGCAGGCGTCGCCGGCGAACAACCTGTCGAGCGAACTGTTTCCTCTGGCACTGAAGAGCTTGGTCAGGGCGCAGGAGCATCTCCTCGTCCTCGGGCGGCAGAATGCCATCGAGCGGATCGCGGCGTTTCTCGCCGACATGGCGGAGCGCCAGGGTGGCCTCAAGCAGGTCGACCTACCGATGTCGCGCGCCGATATTGGCGACTATCTCGGCCTCACCATCGAAACCGTCTCCCGCGTCTTCTCCAAGCTTAAGCAGAAGGGTGTGATCAGATTGCCCAGCCTGCGTTGCGTGGAGATTGCGAAGTGGCAGGTGCTGCAGGACCTGGCGGCCTGATGAGGCACCTGGTGCCGCTCCGCGCGTTCGCCGCGGCTGGCGGATACGCCGGCCAAAGCGTTCGATCGGCTGAGGAGATTTGACGCAGATCAAATCGGCCGATCCGAAATTCTCTATGAACTCAACAAATCAGCAACTTAAGCGCTCCCCACATATGGCCGACATCATTGCGAGACTAGTCAGGGAGTGCAACGCGGAGCGCGCGAAGCGCACGGATTTTCCGACCATCTGGACGACCATGCTGAAATCGCATCCCTATGTCGCGGGACTGCCGATCCAGGAAAGTGTCGAAACCGGTCCGCGACTCAAGATCCCGCTTCTGACCGGCCGCTTTCTGGTCTTCGACGGCTCGACCTTCTCCGTTGCCTGAAGGCTGGCGCCTTCAAGACCTGCGAAAATTCCGCGTTTCCTTGATCCGCGTCAACGACGCCATCGCCCGGTTGCGTTGTTACTAGGATGCACGCTGGGCTGCACAGTCCGCACATGTCGCGCCAGATCGCCATTGATCCTACGAAGGCGGCGGTAGGAGCGTTCGGGCGGACGAGGTGGTCAGCTGCCGGGCGCATGGCCTGCCCCATAGGCTCTCGCGGCGCCGAGCCGCCGCGATTGGCAGCCAAGGCATGACGTCCGTGGTCCATCAACGTTGTCAGGGAGATCCGTCATGGCCGAGTCCAATACCAAAGTTTCCGTCAACAAGGAGAAAGCGCCCGCGCCCTCCCGGAGTTGGGCGCCGTTGGACAGCCTGCGAAAGGAGATCGACCGTCTTTTTGACGATTTTCATCCCTTCGGCTCCCGCTTCCCTTCCCCGCGTCCGATGTTCGATCTCGAACTGCCGCGCTTTTCCGGCGCCGGCTGGCCCGTCGCACCGGCCATCGATGTCGCCGAGAAGGAGAAGGAGTTCGAGATCACCGCTGAACTGCCCGGGATCGACGAGAAGAACGTCGAGATCAAGGTCTCCAACCGCACGCTGACGATACGGGGCGAGAAGAACGAGGAAAAGGAAGAGAAGGAGAAGGACTATTTCCTGTCCGAGCGCCGCTATGGCTCCTTCCAGCGGTCCTTCACCCTGCCCGAGAGCGTCGACGCCGACAAGATCGAGGCGAACTTCGCCAAGGGCGTGCTGACGGTGAAGCTGCCCAAGAGCGCCGACGCCCAGAAAGCGGTGAAGACGATCGCGGTGAAGAGCGCCTGAACCTTTTCGCCAACCAGCCGGCGCGGCGGCGCCACGCCGGCTCTGGAGGAACGACCATGGGCCATACAGCAATACCAGGCTTCACCCAGGCCGCGCAGCAGGCGCAGCAATGGGTCAACGAACTCGCCGGCGACCTCGGATGGGAGGAGCGCCGGGCCTATCGGCTGCTCCGTTGCGTCCTGCACGCCTTGCGCGACTGGCTGACGCCCAAGGAGATGTCCGACTTCGCCGCGCAGCTTCCCGTCCTGGTGCGGGGCATCTATTTCGAGGGGTGGCAGCCGCTACGAGCCCTCGCGCGCGACCGCAAGAAGGAAGATTTCGTCCGTCGTGTCGACAACGAATTCACCGACGATCCCCTCGACGATACAGATGCGGCGATCGCGGCGGTGTTCGGTCTTCTCGATCGCCACCTCTCCCAGGGAGAGATCGCGCAGGTGCGCCATTCAATGAGGAAGCCGTTGCGTCAATTGTGGCCGGTGCACTGAGCCATGTTCCGGGACCGCACGGAAGCAGGCCGGCGGCTGGGCGCGAAGCTGGCGGAACTGAAATTCCGCGACCCCGTCGTACTGGCGCTGCCGCGCGGAGGCGTGCCCGTCGCGGCCGAGGTGGCCAAGGCTCTCGATGCGCCGCTCGACCTGGTGATTGTGCGCAAGGTCGGCGCTCCGGGCAATCGCGAACTCGCGGCTGCGGCGATCGTCGACGGCAATCCCCCAGACGTGGTGCTCAACCGCGAGATCGTGGAAGCCTATGGCCTCCAGGAAGAGGACCTCGCCGACCTGATCCGGCAGGAACGTCCGGAACTCGAACGTCGGCGCCACACCTATCGCGGGACGCGGGCACCGTTGTCGATCACCGGCAAGACGGCGATCATTGTCGACGACGGGGCTGCGACCGGCACGACCGTCAAGGTCGCGGTCAGGGCCCTGAAACGACGTTCGCCGCGCCAGATCGTGATCGCCCTGCCGGCCGCCCCTCCCGACGCGGTTGCCGAGCTGTCGGCCGAAGCCGATCTCGTCATCTGCCTGGAACAGCCCGGGCATTTCCGGGCGCTGGGCTATCACTATCTCGATTTTCCGCAGCTCTCCGACGACGAGGTCATCGCCGTGATGGAAGATGCCAGGCAAAGCCACAAGGCATCCGGGCTCGCGCGCGACAACAAATCTCGCGGCTGACGCGGACCCCGGGCTGCTCTTGCGAGCCGCCGCCGCGATATGGCCTACTATAGTTGATGCGCATCAAAGTAGCCCCGGCGTTAGTCTTCTAGAGGTGCGCGTCTTCAGTTGTGGACCGGATCGATGGCCGCACCGATCTTCTCGTGCAGGGATGTGGCGAAAGTCTACCGCTCCGGCGAGGTGGAGGTGCATGCGCTGCGGGGTGTCGACCTCGACCTGTACGAGGGCGAGATGGCCGTGCTTCTTGGCCCGTCGGGAAGCGGCAAATCGACCCTCCTCAACATCATGGGCGGATTGGACCAGGCGACCACCGGCACGGTGCGCTTTCGCGAGCAGGAATTGACCACCTGTTCGGAACGGCAGCTCACCAGATACCGGCGCGACCATGTCGGCTTTGTCTTTCAATTCTACAATCTAATCCCGAGCCTGACCGCATGGGAGAACGTCGCCCTCGTCACCGAGATCTCGAAAGACCCGATGACGCCCGACGAAGCGCTGGAGATGGTGGGCCTCAAGGACCGGGTGGCGCATTTTCCCGCCCAGCTGTCCGGCGGCGAGCAGCAGCGCGTGGCGATCGCGCGCGCCATCGCCAAGCGTCCGGAAGTCCTGCTCTGCGACGAACCGACCGGAGCGCTGGATTCGAAGACCGGCATCATCGTCCTGGAGGCGCTGTCGCGCATCAACGAGGAGATGAATACGACGATGGCGATCATCACCCACAATGCCGGCATCCGCCAGATCGCGCACCGCGTGTTCTCTTTCAGGGACGGCCGCATCGTCGAGGCTCAGGTCAATGAAACGCGGAGCAGACCCGCCGAGGTGAGCTGGTAGCCCCATGTCGATGCTCGACCGCAAGCTCCTGCGCGATCTTGCCCGGCTGTGGGCCCAGGTTCTGGCGATCGCGCTCGTCATGGCCTGCGGCGTCGCGACCATCGTCATCGCCCTCGGAGCCTACCGCTCGCTCGAGGAGACACGCTCTGTCTTTTACGACCGCTACCGTTTCGCCGACCTGTTCGCCGGGGCGACGCGCGCCCCGCTTCATCTGGGGGAACGGCTGAGCGGCATAGACGGGGTCAGCGGTATAGAATTGCGGGTCGTGCGGCCCGTGCTGCTCGACATTGCCGGCATGGCCGAGCCCGCCACGGGCGTCGCGGTGTCGATACCCGACCGCGGCGAACCGGTCGTCAACCGGCTCTACCTGCGGATCGGCCGCCTGCCCGAACCCGGCCGCGCCGGTGAGGTCGCGGTGACGGAGCCGTTCGCGCTCGCCCACGGCATGCGGCCCGGCAGCAGGTTCGAGGCCATCCTCAACGGGCGCAAGAAGACGCTGACGGTGACCGCGATCGTGCTGTCGCCGGAATACATCTACGCGATGGGACCGGGCGACATGGTACCCGACCAACGCCGCTTCGGCGTTCTCTTCATGCCGCGCTCGGCGATGGAGGGGCTATTCGACATGAAAGGCGCCTTCAACGACCTGGCGGTGCGGACCCAGCGCGGCGCCAACAAGACAGCCATCATCGAGGCGGTGAACGCGATCCTGACGCCCTTCGGCGGAACCGGCGCGCATGATCGTGACAATCAGATGTCACATGCCTTCCTCGACAACGAACTGACCCAGCTGAGGGGGATGGCGATTGTCATCCCACCGGTCTTCCTGTTCGTGTCGGCTTTCCTGGTCAACATGATCCTGTCACGGCTGATCGCGCTCGAACGGGAACAGATCGGCCTGCTGAAAGCAGTCGGCTACGGCCCGGTCGCAATCGCGTGGCACTACGCCAAGCTTACGCTGGTGATCGCGGCGATCGGAGTGGTGATCGGCGCGGCGGCAGGCAATTGGACCGGAAGAGCGATGACCCGTCTTTATGGCGAGTTCTTTTCGTTTCCCTTCCTGATCTTCCGTCAGAGCCTTGACCTCTACGCCATCGCTGCGGGCGCCACGTCGATCGCCGCCCTTGCCGGCGCGGCCCGCGCCATTCTGACCGTCGTCGCCCTGCCCGCCGCCGTCGCCATGCAACCCCCGGCGCCGACACGCTATCGCAGCCTGCTCGCCGGGAAGGGCGGCAGCCTGAAGATGTTCTCGCAATTGACGATCATGGCCCTGCGCCATCTCGTCCGATGGCCGGTCAGGACGCTGTTCACCGCCTTCGGCACATCGCTCTCGGTCGCGCTTCTGGTCACCGCATTGTTCTCCACGGATTCGGTCGACTACATGATCGACGCCGTATTCTTCCGCGCCGAGCGACAGGACGCGACGCTGAGCTTCGCGCAGGGGCTGTCGCCGCGCGCGCTTCAGGCCGTGTCGGCAATGCCCGGCGTGATGCGGGCCGAGCCATACCGCGCGACGGCGGCGGTGCTGCGTAACGGCACCCGCTCCCGCAGGCTCGCCCTCGTCGGCGTAGCGCGGGGAGCCCGCCTCTCGCGCGTCCTCGACGTCGACCTCCGAGCCGTCGAGCCTCCCGAGGCGGGTCTCCTCGTATCGGACTACGCTGCGAAACTGCTGGGGCTGAGGATCGGCGACCGCGCCGAGGTTGAACTGCTGGAGCAGGCGGGCCGCGTCGAGTTCGTGCCGGTCAGCGCGATCGTCAGTTCCTATGTGGGGCTGACCGTCTATATGAGTTCCGAAGCGTTGGACCGGCTGCTCGCGGACGGTCCCCGCCTGTCGGGTGTGCGGGTCGCTCTGGATCCCGCCCGGACGGACGACCTCTACGCGGCTGTCAAACAGACGCCGGCCGTCGCCTCGATCGCGCTGCAGGGCGTGTCGCGGCGACGTTTCCGCGAGACCATTGAAACCAACATGTCGATGATGATGACAACCTACATGATCCTGGCGATCATCATCACCATCGGCGTCATCTACAATTCCGCCCGCATCCAGCTGTCGGAGCGTGCGCGCGAGCTGGCCAGCCTCAGGGTGTTGGGGTTCACCCGCGCGGAAGTTGCGAGCGTGATGCTGATCGAACTCGGTGCGATCGTCGCCGTCGCCCAACCGCTCGGCTGGCTGTTCGGCTATCTGTTCGCGTGGCTGGTCGTAGCCGGATTCGCGACTGATCTGTTCCGAATCCCGTTCGTGATCAATCCGTCCACCTTCGCGGTCGCCAGTCTCGTCGTGCTGGCCGCCGCCGCCGTCTCGGCGCTGGTCGTGCTTCGGCGCGTCGACCGGCTCGATCTCGTCCGCGTCCTCAAGACAAGGGAATGACCGATGAATACCGTCTGGATCAAGCGGGCCGGGATGTCCGCCCTGGTACTTGCCGCCGTCGGCGGCTTTGCCTGGGCGCTTCGCGAGCGCCCTGCCCTCGTGGACGTGGCCAGGGTCGCCGAGACGCAGATGACGGTGGCAATACGCGAGGAAGGCGTGACGCGCGTGCGCGACATCTACACGGTCTCGTCACCGATTGCCGGGCACCTGACGCGAACCTTGCTGACGGAGGGCGACCGAGTCGTCGGCGGCGAGACGGTGGTCGCCTCGATCCATCCGCTCGACCCGCCGCTGATCGACCGGCGGACAGAAGCTGAGCTCTTGGCCGCACGTGATGCTGCGCGTTCCGCCGTCGGCATCGCCGAGGCCGAATTGCAGCGCGTCGAGACGAGCCTGGCGCTTGCCGAGGATGAATTGGAGCGCGCGCTGAAACTGTTCGGCCCCGGCGTCATCTCGGAAAGCGCCTTGCAGAAGTTCACCAACCAGGTCGAGAACCAGAAAGCGGCTCTGGCGGCGGCGAAAGCGACGGTCGGCTACCGGCAGGCCGAACTCGCCAGCGCCGAGGCGCGCCTCTTGCAGCCGGAACCATCCGACCCGACCGGGGAAAGTTGCTGCGTCAACCTGGTCGCCCCCGTCGACGGCAGCGTGCTCAGCGTCCTGGCGCGCAGCGAACAGGCCGTGTCCGCAGGAACGCGTATCGCCGAGATCGGCGATACTGCCGAGCTGGAGGTCGTCGTCGACCTCTTGTCGGCTGACGCGGTCAAGGTTCGGCCCGGAACGAAGGCCATGGTGCAGGACTGGGGCGGCGAGCGAAGCCTCTCGGCCGTCCTGCGGCGGGTGGACCCGGCCGCATTCACCAAGGTATCGGCCCTCGGGATCGAGGAGCAGCGTGTCAACGCCGTACTCGACCTCGCCGAACGGGACGAGCGCCTTGGCCATGCCTACCGGGTGTTCGTCGAGATCCCTGTGTGGAGCTGCGAAACCTGTCTGCAGGTGCCGATCGGAGCGCTGTTCAGGATTGGCGACCGATGGAGCGTGTTCGTCGTCGACGACGAACGCCTGCGCCAGACCCAGATCGAGCTCGGACGCATGAACGACGAAGTCGCGCAGGTGCTGGGCGGACTCGCCGTCGGCGATGCCGTCGTCCTTCATCCAGGCGACACTCTGGAGGACGGCAGCCTGGTGGAGATCCGCACCGACTGACGTCGTCCCTCCGGCGCACCGATCGCGACGCGCCGGGGGTGCATGATGGCTACAGGCGGGCTAGCGCCTGCGCGATGTCGGCAGCGCCGCGATCGGTCAGATCCTTGGCGAGGTCGCCGACCAGTTTCGCCTTCAGCGCATCGTGGAAATGCAGTCGCATCTCGCCGAGCGTCCTCGGATCGGCGATCACGAAGAGATCCGCGATCCTGCCGTCGAGAACCTGCCGGTTGAGATAGCCGGCGGCGGCGGCGGCGAAATTGTCCTCGGCCAGCCGCCCCGCATCGGGATTGGCTGTCGAACTCCTGTGGCGGGCGCCTGATCCCTGGTTGTCCGCCGCGAGGTCCGGATCGGGCAACGCGACCAGCTCGATATGGGGCTCGTGGCCCTTGTTGCGGAACAGATGGAGGTTTTCGCCGTCCACCACCGCGACCGTCGTTTCATTCGGCAAAATCATTCGTTTTCCCCGGATCTTTCAAGCTGGTGCCTCTGGCACGTTCGCGCCACCGACCGACAAGGACGGTAGCCGAGTGCCAGTTTCGTCCGTTTCGAGCGACAACACCTTGATCGGCGTCAAGCATACCCGGGAGACGGAGCGGACCGTCGGCCGCAGGGCGTAAGAGTCAGCGGAACGACAGCGGGATCATGAAGGAATGCGACGAGCCGGGCAGGCCGGCCGGGGGTGGCGGAACACGGGCGGACCGCACCATACGCAGCGCGGCGCTGTCGAGGCGGGAGTTTCCCGACGAGCCCGTGACGCTGGCCGAAGTGATCGCGCCGGACGCGCTGACCACGAAACGGACATGCACGGTGCCGGTCAGGCCGCCGGCGCGTCCGGCACGCCGCGCGATCGCGGCGCGCACCTGGCTGTTCCAGCGCGCCGGGCTGACGGTCGGGGCCTTGGCGGCGCGTGATTCGACGGATGCGTCGGCGCGCGACTTTGCCTCGCGCCGCACCTCGGCCTTCCGGACGGCCTTCCTACGCTCGGCCTTCTTGCGCTCGACCTTCTTTTGCGGCTTGCCCTTGACCCGTTCGGCCGGTTCCTCTTCCACGATCTTGTCCGGCCGCGGAAGCGGAACGACCACTTCCGGGTCTATCGCTTCGGCGACCTCCTGCTCGGGGATCTCCTCCTCAACCGGTTCTGCAGTCTCCTCCCGCACGATCTCCGGCTCGGTCTGTTCGATGACCGGCGTCTCCTCGGGCACCACCGGCTCGGGCAGATCCTCGGTGACGGCTTCAGAAACCCCTTTCTCGACCGGATCGGCCAGTACCTCCTCGGGCGCGGCTTCCTCGACCGGCGTTTCCTCGCTCAGCGTCTCGGACATGACCGCGGCGGAACTGACGAAGGGAAGCTGCGCGAGTTCGACCACCATCGCCTCTTCCGCCTCGGAATGGGGAGGAGACAGTGTCTGCGACTGGAAGGCGAAGGAGACGGCCGCATGGGCCAGGACCACCGCCGCCGCGGCGAACATCCAGAGCCCCGCCTCCCGCGTCGAGACGCTGTAGCCGAGAGCGAGTTCCGCCGGGGCATTCACGGCGCGGCCCCTCCGTTCTGCGGGACAGTCTCCAGTCCGACGAGAGCCACTTTCAGATAGCCGGCGGCGCGCAGTAGGTTCATCACCTGCATCAGTTCGCCGTACGGCACCGCCTTGTCGGCGCGCAGGAAGATGCGCGTCTCGCGGTCGTTGCCGGTCAACGCGCCCAGCGCGGCGCCAAAGCCCTCGCGTGGAAGTGTGTCGTTGCCGAGCGAGATCGAAAGGTCCTGCCTGATCGTCAGGAACACCGGCTGCTCCGGGCGCGACGTCGAGGCGGCCGTCGAAGCCGGCAGATCGACATTGACGTCGACGGTGGCGAGCGGCGCTGCCACCATGAAGATGATGAGCAGTACCAGCATCACGTCGATGAACGGCGTCACGTTGATCTCGTGCGTTTCTTCGAGATCGTCGTCGGCGGTGTCGCGGATCGAGCCTGCCATCGCCGCGCTCCTATTCGGCCGCCAGGGCGCGTTTTGGCATGCCGCGAAAATCGAGATCGCGGCTGACGAGGCGCTCGACGCCAGCGGAAGCGTCCGAGAGGATATGTCGATAGCCGGCGATGGAGCGGGCGAACATATTATAGACCACCACCGCGGGAATCGCGGCGACGAGACCGAGCGCCGTGGCAAGGAGGGCCTCGGCGATGCCCGGCGCGACCACGGCGAGATTGGTGGTCTGCGATTTCGAGATGCCGATGAAGGCGTTCATGATGCCCCAGACCGTGCCGAACAGGCCGACGAAGGGGGCGGTCGAACCGATGGTCGCGAGCAGTCCGGTGCCGCGCATCATGCGGCGGCTGGCCTGCGCTTCGATGCGCGACAGGCGCGAGGTCACGCGCCCCTTCAACCCGGCGCCATCGGCGCGGTCGAGAGCGGCTTCCGACAGGTCGGCTTCCTGGCGCGCCGCCCGCACGAGAAGCGGTACCACGCCGCCCTTGCCGGCAAGCGCTGCCTGCGCCTCGTTCAGGCTGCGCACGCGTATCACGATCTCACAGGCCTTGCGGGCACGGCGGAGAGCGCCGATCAGCTCGAGCGATTTTGCCAGCCACACGGTCCACGTGACGAAGGAGGCGAATGCCAGCCCGATCATCACCGCCTTCACGACGTAGTCGGCGGCCATGAACATGCCCCAAGGCGACAGGTCGTGCGGCAGCAGCGGCGCGAGAGAGGCCACCCCGGCGGCCGGGTTGGCCGCTGCCGCCGAGGGCAGCGGCGGCTCGCCCGAGGTTCCTGCCGCGGATGCTGCGGGGGCAGGCGGAACAAGAGCCGGCGCGGGAGCCGCCAATTCGGTATCCGGGCGGGCCGGCGCGGCGGGGTCCGCCTCG
It encodes:
- a CDS encoding helix-turn-helix domain-containing protein; amino-acid sequence: MATLQAAPISLPVHSSLAARGGSLAPSRSIAQAPVFFAAGTEIYAQGERCSGLYKIEFGAVRVYRLLSDGRRQISAFHLAGETFGFEADNVHHFFAEAICATGLHVVQASPANNLSSELFPLALKSLVRAQEHLLVLGRQNAIERIAAFLADMAERQGGLKQVDLPMSRADIGDYLGLTIETVSRVFSKLKQKGVIRLPSLRCVEIAKWQVLQDLAA
- a CDS encoding Hsp20/alpha crystallin family protein; translated protein: MAESNTKVSVNKEKAPAPSRSWAPLDSLRKEIDRLFDDFHPFGSRFPSPRPMFDLELPRFSGAGWPVAPAIDVAEKEKEFEITAELPGIDEKNVEIKVSNRTLTIRGEKNEEKEEKEKDYFLSERRYGSFQRSFTLPESVDADKIEANFAKGVLTVKLPKSADAQKAVKTIAVKSA
- a CDS encoding DUF2267 domain-containing protein, whose protein sequence is MGHTAIPGFTQAAQQAQQWVNELAGDLGWEERRAYRLLRCVLHALRDWLTPKEMSDFAAQLPVLVRGIYFEGWQPLRALARDRKKEDFVRRVDNEFTDDPLDDTDAAIAAVFGLLDRHLSQGEIAQVRHSMRKPLRQLWPVH
- a CDS encoding phosphoribosyltransferase, with product MFRDRTEAGRRLGAKLAELKFRDPVVLALPRGGVPVAAEVAKALDAPLDLVIVRKVGAPGNRELAAAAIVDGNPPDVVLNREIVEAYGLQEEDLADLIRQERPELERRRHTYRGTRAPLSITGKTAIIVDDGAATGTTVKVAVRALKRRSPRQIVIALPAAPPDAVAELSAEADLVICLEQPGHFRALGYHYLDFPQLSDDEVIAVMEDARQSHKASGLARDNKSRG
- a CDS encoding ABC transporter ATP-binding protein, with the protein product MAAPIFSCRDVAKVYRSGEVEVHALRGVDLDLYEGEMAVLLGPSGSGKSTLLNIMGGLDQATTGTVRFREQELTTCSERQLTRYRRDHVGFVFQFYNLIPSLTAWENVALVTEISKDPMTPDEALEMVGLKDRVAHFPAQLSGGEQQRVAIARAIAKRPEVLLCDEPTGALDSKTGIIVLEALSRINEEMNTTMAIITHNAGIRQIAHRVFSFRDGRIVEAQVNETRSRPAEVSW
- a CDS encoding FtsX-like permease family protein, whose protein sequence is MSMLDRKLLRDLARLWAQVLAIALVMACGVATIVIALGAYRSLEETRSVFYDRYRFADLFAGATRAPLHLGERLSGIDGVSGIELRVVRPVLLDIAGMAEPATGVAVSIPDRGEPVVNRLYLRIGRLPEPGRAGEVAVTEPFALAHGMRPGSRFEAILNGRKKTLTVTAIVLSPEYIYAMGPGDMVPDQRRFGVLFMPRSAMEGLFDMKGAFNDLAVRTQRGANKTAIIEAVNAILTPFGGTGAHDRDNQMSHAFLDNELTQLRGMAIVIPPVFLFVSAFLVNMILSRLIALEREQIGLLKAVGYGPVAIAWHYAKLTLVIAAIGVVIGAAAGNWTGRAMTRLYGEFFSFPFLIFRQSLDLYAIAAGATSIAALAGAARAILTVVALPAAVAMQPPAPTRYRSLLAGKGGSLKMFSQLTIMALRHLVRWPVRTLFTAFGTSLSVALLVTALFSTDSVDYMIDAVFFRAERQDATLSFAQGLSPRALQAVSAMPGVMRAEPYRATAAVLRNGTRSRRLALVGVARGARLSRVLDVDLRAVEPPEAGLLVSDYAAKLLGLRIGDRAEVELLEQAGRVEFVPVSAIVSSYVGLTVYMSSEALDRLLADGPRLSGVRVALDPARTDDLYAAVKQTPAVASIALQGVSRRRFRETIETNMSMMMTTYMILAIIITIGVIYNSARIQLSERARELASLRVLGFTRAEVASVMLIELGAIVAVAQPLGWLFGYLFAWLVVAGFATDLFRIPFVINPSTFAVASLVVLAAAAVSALVVLRRVDRLDLVRVLKTRE
- a CDS encoding HlyD family efflux transporter periplasmic adaptor subunit, translating into MNTVWIKRAGMSALVLAAVGGFAWALRERPALVDVARVAETQMTVAIREEGVTRVRDIYTVSSPIAGHLTRTLLTEGDRVVGGETVVASIHPLDPPLIDRRTEAELLAARDAARSAVGIAEAELQRVETSLALAEDELERALKLFGPGVISESALQKFTNQVENQKAALAAAKATVGYRQAELASAEARLLQPEPSDPTGESCCVNLVAPVDGSVLSVLARSEQAVSAGTRIAEIGDTAELEVVVDLLSADAVKVRPGTKAMVQDWGGERSLSAVLRRVDPAAFTKVSALGIEEQRVNAVLDLAERDERLGHAYRVFVEIPVWSCETCLQVPIGALFRIGDRWSVFVVDDERLRQTQIELGRMNDEVAQVLGGLAVGDAVVLHPGDTLEDGSLVEIRTD
- a CDS encoding host attachment protein, with protein sequence MILPNETTVAVVDGENLHLFRNKGHEPHIELVALPDPDLAADNQGSGARHRSSTANPDAGRLAEDNFAAAAAGYLNRQVLDGRIADLFVIADPRTLGEMRLHFHDALKAKLVGDLAKDLTDRGAADIAQALARL
- a CDS encoding energy transducer TonB: MNAPAELALGYSVSTREAGLWMFAAAAVVLAHAAVSFAFQSQTLSPPHSEAEEAMVVELAQLPFVSSAAVMSETLSEETPVEEAAPEEVLADPVEKGVSEAVTEDLPEPVVPEETPVIEQTEPEIVREETAEPVEEEIPEQEVAEAIDPEVVVPLPRPDKIVEEEPAERVKGKPQKKVERKKAERRKAVRKAEVRREAKSRADASVESRAAKAPTVSPARWNSQVRAAIARRAGRAGGLTGTVHVRFVVSASGAITSASVTGSSGNSRLDSAALRMVRSARVPPPPAGLPGSSHSFMIPLSFR
- the exbD gene encoding TonB system transport protein ExbD translates to MAGSIRDTADDDLEETHEINVTPFIDVMLVLLIIFMVAAPLATVDVNVDLPASTAASTSRPEQPVFLTIRQDLSISLGNDTLPREGFGAALGALTGNDRETRIFLRADKAVPYGELMQVMNLLRAAGYLKVALVGLETVPQNGGAAP
- the exbB gene encoding tonB-system energizer ExbB, with protein sequence MNTSRPLLAAGVLVLSTVFAAFAQETIPTAQPPAASAPVEADPAAPARPDTELAAPAPALVPPAPAASAAGTSGEPPLPSAAAANPAAGVASLAPLLPHDLSPWGMFMAADYVVKAVMIGLAFASFVTWTVWLAKSLELIGALRRARKACEIVIRVRSLNEAQAALAGKGGVVPLLVRAARQEADLSEAALDRADGAGLKGRVTSRLSRIEAQASRRMMRGTGLLATIGSTAPFVGLFGTVWGIMNAFIGISKSQTTNLAVVAPGIAEALLATALGLVAAIPAVVVYNMFARSIAGYRHILSDASAGVERLVSRDLDFRGMPKRALAAE